In a single window of the Paenibacillus sp. MMS20-IR301 genome:
- a CDS encoding extracellular solute-binding protein, whose product MTRKTSNLLWCVLLVFVLILSACSSAPATSTSNNAANNAEATAATDAGTTEAATETTEPAAGETAAADTAATELPSKDITGEVTVWAFNEQVFDEIGTAFMAEYPGIKLKTVVMPFGDLHDKLQTTIAAGSGAPDVAEVEMYQLNRYMAGHVLENLLEEPYNAGKYKDLVHPFNWERWMTPDSSELLGMPWDMTPGVYYYRADIFEELGLPSDPAELGEYIQDEENFLNLVQILKANGKYFMEWNDGPAVWAGDEVGYFDKDMNWTRNTEKMVKVLDITKRGQQLGWAPHIGYASDEGKQLVLKGDLVGVVAGSFGARGLQETFPELAGKWRATRLPVGINVGMGGSSFVIPAQSKNKEAAWAYIQWSMRSENAWKIWTKHSIQPGYKDISSLDWYANTKNEYLGGQEEFKLYEQLSNDIPIKHLTPVDNKGWEIFIAAIGDALAKNTDSKTVIQKIGDDVMAQASKEIAAFKKAMQE is encoded by the coding sequence ATGACAAGAAAGACAAGCAATCTGTTATGGTGCGTCCTGCTGGTTTTTGTATTGATTCTCTCAGCATGCAGCAGCGCTCCAGCCACATCCACAAGCAATAATGCGGCTAACAACGCAGAAGCGACAGCCGCTACAGATGCTGGAACAACGGAAGCCGCTACGGAAACTACCGAGCCGGCAGCCGGCGAAACGGCAGCAGCAGATACCGCAGCGACCGAATTGCCGAGCAAGGACATTACAGGCGAAGTTACCGTCTGGGCGTTTAATGAACAAGTATTTGATGAGATCGGTACTGCCTTCATGGCTGAATATCCGGGCATCAAGCTTAAGACTGTAGTTATGCCGTTTGGCGATCTTCACGACAAGCTGCAGACGACGATTGCTGCCGGCAGCGGCGCACCTGATGTGGCAGAGGTTGAAATGTATCAGCTTAACCGCTATATGGCCGGCCATGTGCTGGAGAACCTGCTGGAAGAGCCTTATAATGCCGGCAAATACAAGGATCTGGTTCACCCGTTCAACTGGGAACGCTGGATGACACCGGACAGCTCCGAGCTGCTCGGAATGCCTTGGGATATGACACCGGGAGTGTACTATTACCGTGCGGATATTTTTGAAGAGCTGGGCTTGCCTAGCGACCCGGCTGAGCTCGGGGAATATATTCAGGATGAGGAGAACTTCCTGAACCTGGTGCAAATTTTGAAAGCTAATGGCAAGTACTTCATGGAGTGGAATGATGGCCCGGCTGTGTGGGCCGGAGATGAAGTCGGCTATTTCGATAAAGATATGAACTGGACGCGCAATACAGAGAAGATGGTCAAGGTGCTCGACATTACCAAACGCGGCCAGCAGCTGGGCTGGGCACCGCATATCGGATATGCCTCGGATGAAGGAAAGCAGCTGGTACTGAAGGGTGATCTGGTCGGTGTAGTAGCCGGTTCGTTCGGTGCACGCGGTCTGCAGGAAACCTTCCCTGAGCTGGCCGGCAAGTGGAGAGCTACCCGCCTGCCAGTCGGAATCAACGTCGGCATGGGCGGTTCCAGCTTCGTCATTCCGGCACAAAGCAAGAATAAAGAAGCGGCATGGGCTTATATCCAGTGGAGCATGAGAAGTGAGAATGCCTGGAAGATCTGGACCAAGCACTCTATTCAGCCGGGCTACAAGGATATCTCCAGTCTGGACTGGTATGCCAACACCAAGAATGAGTATTTAGGCGGCCAGGAGGAATTCAAGCTGTATGAACAGCTCAGCAACGATATTCCAATCAAGCACCTGACACCAGTCGATAATAAGGGTTGGGAAATCTTTATTGCGGCAATCGGCGATGCGCTTGCCAAGAATACCGACTCCAAAACGGTTATTCAAAAAATCGGCGATGATGTAATGGCTCAGGCCTCCAAGGAAATCGCGGCCTTTAAGAAAGCAATGCAGGAATAA